A portion of the Flavobacterium limnophilum genome contains these proteins:
- a CDS encoding gliding motility-associated C-terminal domain-containing protein gives MKTKITLFLLAIFMFVGNLYSQGAVQGDDCITITDCPGNQTKCADVTNQNGDPGAIFNWNSPTVSQNCSGVGSGASFGMLFELNEQLLGKDCWKFNYISRVGGSGGHVKLFSGSDADGDKDSKVVTPYLIIEDDTEVSIDLHYDSGNYTVQLILEGGTDPQNNVVYGDKILATYPVTSGTTTYTWAANFDTLGLGSVTNKTAIYKLKFVFHYTGPKPANANTGDTIIAVKGFLFDTGCTGGVDFTVTGPNPGFYPVGSHDLQYIATYTATDGTVKIKTCSFNLTVNPVPTITGTTPASRCGEGTVNLGATASAGTINWYDSLSGGTSLGSGNTFTTPTIAANTTYYVEATSALGCTTATRAPIVATVNMAPIAVFSAVNDITVPCGEATTSALSYTNNSQECPINGSVTSTLSIQSPSGACGGIIIEKWEFKDSYSRIITKTRNITVSPAALPTMTALEPITVACGALPAASTIPFSNGLGGNCLISGTSNPSTFSTSISGYCKGEVVETWTATDSCERPLASVSRIITINDAIAPTFTAPANTEIFTSASCTYDASVAMTGDVTNEADNCSTGLQATFSDSMVNGTCEGSKIITRTWSLVDKCSNKAADQIQTITISDNTKPTFTAPANIEIFTSASCTYDASVAMTGDVTNEADNCSTGLQATYSDSMTAGTCEGSKIITRTWSLVDKCSNKAEDQIQTITISDNTKPTFTAPANTEIFTSASCTYDASVAMTGDVTNEADNCSTGLQATYSDSMTAGTCEGSKIITRTWSLVDKCSNKAEDQIQTITISDNTKPTFTAPANIEIFTSASCTYDASVAMTGDVTNEADNCSTGLQATFSDSMTAGTCEGSTIITRTWSLVDKCGNKAADQIQTITISDNVKPTFTAPANTEIFTSASCTYDASVAMTGDVTNEADNCSTGLQATFSDSMTAGTCEGSTIITRTWSLVDKCGNKAADQIQTITISDNTKPTFTAPANIEIFTSASCTYDASVAMTGDVTNEADNCSTGLQATFSDSMAAGTCEGSKIITRTWSLVDKCGNKAADQIQTITISDNTKPTFTAPANIEIFTSASCTYDASVAMTGDVTNEADNCSTGLQATYSDSMTAGTCEGSKIITRTWSLVDKCSNKAADQIQTITISDNTKPTFTAPANIEIFTSASCTYDASVAMTGDVTNEADNCSTGLQATYSDSMTAGTCEGSKIITRTWSLVDKCSNKAADQIQTITISDNTKPTFTAPANTEIFTSASCTYDASVAMTGDVTNEADNCSTGLQATYSDSMTAGTCEGSKIITRTWSLVDKCNNKAADQIQTITISDNTKPTFTAPANTEIFTSASCTYDASVAMTGDVTNEADNCSTGLQATYSDSMVNGTCEGSKIITRTWSLVDKCNNKAADQIQTITISDNTKPTFTAPANTEIFTSASCTYDASVAMTGDVTNEADNCSTGLQATYSDSMTAGTCEGSKIITRTWSLVDKCGNKAEDQIQTITISDNVKPTFTAPANTEIFTSASCTYDASVAMTGDVTNEADNCSTGLQATFSDSMTAGTCEGSTIITRTWSLVDKCGNKAADQIQTITISDNVKPTFTAPANTEIFTSASCTYDASVAMTGDVTNEADNCSTGLQATFSDSMTAGTCEGSTIITRTWSLVDKCGNKAADQIQTITISDNTKPTFTAPANIEIFTSASCTYDASVAMTGDVTNEADNCSTGLQATFSDSMAAGTCEGSKIITRTWSLVDKCGNKAADQIQTITIFDKTAPTINTTASNITVECDGTGNKAAIANWLANNGGATATDTCSNVTWSNNFNAISNDCSSAVTVEFTAKDSCGNSATTSATFSIQDVTPPVAPENPATINVSCASEVPMPISLTAIDNCKGEITVQGIDTIVQGNCANSYTITRTWTFIDDCSNTSLTTQTITVEDKTAPVIAALPETKTITCPATPEFAQAVATDACGPTFTLTFEDVKTNDACAGSYSVTRTWTATDACGNASTASQTINVQDKTAPIIAVPPARLSINCPETPVFAEATAMDECGSLFSLTFEDVRTNGSCAGSYSVTRTWTAIDACGNTSTANQTIRVKDVTAPVIAALPETKTISCPATPEFAQAIATDACGSTFSLTFEDVKTNGSCAGSYSVTRTWTATDTCGNASTASQTINVIDNTPPIIVSCSSAQTIAANSSCQAIIPDFTKNVTASDTCTSTDTLVVTQSPAAGTMVQSGTTIITLTVKDACGNESTCETKLIVTNFIVANDDAGLPINSYTGGISYINVLSNDLLNCKAVDASQVALSFISSTNPGITLSGSNVIVAAGTPAGSYTLTYQICEIANSGNCDQAIVSVMVTQTPIDAINDNASTFDGLNGVSNIINVFTNDLLNNVAVNPAEVTLTTVTPNNNLILNPNGSVDVKAGTPSGTYTLTYQICEKADNGNCDQAVVTITIAQPRMTNSAPVINRTINCDATNLVINLLEKVTMNESPVTLTMVNLSLTSGSYPKITLTNLGSLNAENGIPVGEYKFAYMVCDKLNPDNCAVGFVNITVQDISAPVIAALPATKTISCGTALDFAQAVASDSCSSVTLTFVDATTNGNCAGSYSVTRTWTAKDASGNTTTASQTINVTDTVAPVIAALPAASTISCPATPVFAVATATDACGSAFTLTSTDVTTNGACAGAYSVTRTWTATDACGNKSTASQTINVQDLVGPTTATLFPASIDVACDAIPAKPDLVFTDNCSAVATPVYTEKIINQTLTSYSIVREWNVADTCGNTSKFVQIVNVTIANGGVTIASTACNADSSPIDLNTLLPEETPTNGTWINTDNVGILQGSIFYPLDVPVGDYVFEYRISGGDCPTIIKVNMNVNFDCKVLGCESVVVHNTITPNWDGVNDVLIIDGVDDNICYPSGIKIEIYNRWGVLVFETEKYNNTSNAFEGYSKGRTTIKESAGLPAGTYFYILNYESFDGSGNIQIIKKDGFLYLAR, from the coding sequence ATGAAAACGAAAATTACCCTCTTTTTACTAGCCATCTTTATGTTTGTTGGTAATTTATACTCACAAGGAGCAGTTCAAGGCGATGATTGTATCACTATTACTGATTGTCCAGGCAACCAAACTAAATGCGCCGATGTCACAAATCAAAATGGTGATCCCGGTGCTATTTTCAATTGGAATTCACCTACAGTCTCACAAAATTGTTCAGGAGTGGGTTCAGGAGCATCCTTCGGAATGTTGTTTGAATTAAACGAACAGTTACTAGGTAAAGATTGTTGGAAATTCAACTATATTTCAAGAGTTGGAGGCAGCGGTGGACATGTAAAATTATTTTCAGGAAGCGACGCTGATGGAGATAAAGATTCTAAAGTTGTCACTCCGTATTTAATAATTGAAGATGACACTGAAGTTTCTATCGATTTACATTATGATAGTGGAAATTATACCGTTCAATTAATTTTGGAAGGTGGTACCGACCCTCAAAACAATGTAGTTTATGGAGATAAAATACTCGCTACTTATCCTGTAACGTCAGGAACAACAACTTATACTTGGGCAGCCAATTTTGACACCCTTGGTCTAGGCTCCGTAACCAACAAAACAGCAATTTATAAATTAAAATTTGTTTTCCATTACACAGGTCCCAAACCTGCAAATGCAAATACAGGAGATACAATTATTGCTGTTAAAGGTTTTTTGTTTGACACGGGTTGTACTGGTGGAGTTGATTTTACGGTAACTGGTCCAAATCCTGGTTTTTATCCTGTTGGATCTCATGATTTGCAATATATTGCAACTTATACAGCTACGGATGGAACCGTAAAAATTAAAACTTGTTCCTTCAATCTAACTGTAAATCCAGTTCCAACAATAACAGGCACTACCCCTGCTTCACGTTGTGGAGAAGGAACAGTTAATCTGGGGGCAACTGCTTCTGCTGGAACTATTAATTGGTATGATTCCCTAAGTGGTGGAACTTCATTAGGTTCCGGAAATACATTTACAACACCAACTATTGCTGCAAATACTACTTATTACGTAGAAGCCACAAGTGCTTTAGGATGTACGACAGCCACAAGAGCACCAATTGTTGCGACTGTTAATATGGCTCCAATTGCAGTATTTTCAGCAGTAAATGATATTACCGTGCCTTGTGGAGAAGCAACTACAAGTGCATTAAGCTATACTAATAATTCCCAAGAATGTCCAATAAATGGTTCTGTTACCTCTACACTAAGTATCCAATCACCTTCTGGTGCATGTGGAGGAATTATTATAGAAAAATGGGAATTTAAAGATTCGTATTCAAGGATCATTACAAAAACAAGAAACATCACCGTAAGCCCTGCTGCATTGCCCACAATGACAGCCCTGGAACCAATAACCGTGGCTTGTGGTGCTTTGCCTGCTGCCAGCACCATTCCTTTCAGCAATGGATTGGGAGGTAATTGTTTAATAAGCGGTACTTCAAATCCTTCCACTTTCTCTACTTCAATATCAGGTTACTGTAAAGGAGAAGTAGTGGAGACGTGGACAGCTACTGATAGTTGTGAAAGACCACTTGCTTCAGTTTCAAGAATTATTACTATTAACGATGCAATCGCCCCGACTTTCACCGCGCCTGCCAACACAGAAATCTTTACTTCTGCAAGCTGCACTTACGATGCTTCCGTGGCAATGACCGGTGACGTGACCAACGAAGCCGATAATTGCTCGACAGGATTGCAAGCCACTTTCTCCGATTCGATGGTAAACGGAACTTGCGAAGGTTCGAAAATTATTACCCGAACTTGGAGTTTGGTGGACAAATGCAGTAACAAAGCTGCCGATCAAATCCAAACCATCACGATTTCCGACAATACGAAACCGACTTTCACCGCGCCTGCCAATATCGAAATCTTTACTTCTGCAAGTTGCACTTACGATGCTTCCGTGGCAATGACTGGTGACGTGACCAACGAGGCCGACAACTGCTCCACTGGATTGCAAGCGACTTACAGCGATTCGATGACTGCCGGAACTTGCGAAGGTTCGAAAATTATTACCCGAACTTGGAGTTTGGTAGACAAATGCAGTAACAAAGCTGAAGATCAAATCCAAACCATCACGATTTCCGACAATACGAAACCAACTTTCACCGCGCCTGCCAACACAGAAATCTTTACTTCTGCAAGTTGCACTTACGATGCTTCCGTGGCAATGACCGGTGACGTGACCAACGAAGCCGATAATTGCTCCACTGGATTGCAAGCGACTTACAGCGATTCGATGACTGCCGGAACTTGCGAAGGTTCGAAAATTATTACCCGAACTTGGAGTTTGGTGGACAAATGCAGTAACAAAGCTGAAGATCAAATCCAAACCATCACGATTTCCGACAATACGAAACCGACTTTCACCGCGCCTGCCAATATCGAAATCTTTACTTCTGCAAGTTGCACTTACGATGCTTCCGTGGCAATGACCGGTGACGTGACCAACGAAGCCGACAACTGCTCCACTGGATTGCAGGCAACTTTCTCCGATTCGATGACTGCCGGAACTTGCGAAGGTTCAACCATTATCACCAGAACTTGGAGTTTGGTAGACAAATGCGGTAATAAAGCGGCCGATCAAATTCAGACTATCACCATTTCTGATAATGTGAAACCAACATTCACCGCACCTGCCAACACAGAAATCTTTACTTCTGCAAGCTGCACTTACGATGCTTCCGTGGCAATGACTGGCGACGTGACCAACGAAGCCGATAATTGCTCCACTGGATTGCAGGCAACTTTCTCCGATTCGATGACTGCCGGAACTTGCGAAGGTTCAACCATTATCACCAGAACCTGGAGCTTGGTGGACAAATGCGGTAATAAAGCGGCCGATCAAATCCAAACCATCACGATTTCCGACAATACGAAACCGACTTTCACCGCGCCTGCCAATATCGAAATCTTTACTTCTGCAAGCTGCACTTACGATGCTTCCGTGGCAATGACTGGCGACGTGACCAACGAAGCCGACAACTGCTCCACTGGATTGCAGGCAACTTTCTCCGATTCGATGGCTGCCGGAACTTGCGAAGGTTCTAAAATTATTACCCGAACTTGGAGTTTGGTAGACAAATGCGGTAATAAAGCGGCCGATCAAATCCAAACCATCACGATTTCCGACAATACGAAACCAACTTTCACCGCGCCTGCCAATATCGAAATCTTTACTTCTGCAAGTTGCACTTACGATGCTTCCGTGGCAATGACCGGTGACGTGACCAACGAGGCCGATAATTGCTCCACTGGATTGCAAGCGACTTACAGCGATTCGATGACTGCCGGAACTTGCGAAGGTTCGAAAATTATTACCCGAACTTGGAGTTTGGTGGACAAATGCAGTAACAAAGCTGCCGATCAAATCCAAACCATCACGATTTCCGACAATACGAAACCGACTTTCACCGCGCCTGCCAATATCGAAATCTTTACTTCTGCAAGTTGCACTTACGATGCTTCCGTGGCAATGACCGGTGACGTGACCAACGAGGCCGATAATTGCTCCACTGGATTGCAAGCGACTTACAGCGATTCGATGACTGCCGGAACTTGCGAAGGTTCGAAAATTATTACCCGAACTTGGAGTTTGGTAGACAAATGCAGTAACAAAGCTGCCGATCAAATCCAAACCATCACGATTTCCGACAATACGAAACCGACTTTCACCGCGCCTGCCAACACAGAAATCTTTACTTCTGCAAGCTGCACTTACGATGCTTCCGTGGCAATGACCGGTGACGTGACCAACGAAGCCGACAACTGCTCCACTGGATTGCAAGCGACTTACAGCGATTCGATGACTGCTGGAACTTGTGAAGGTTCTAAAATTATTACCAGAACTTGGAGCTTGGTTGACAAATGCAATAACAAAGCTGCCGATCAAATCCAAACCATCACGATTTCCGACAATACGAAACCGACTTTCACCGCGCCTGCCAACACCGAAATCTTTACTTCTGCAAGTTGCACTTACGATGCTTCCGTGGCAATGACCGGTGACGTGACCAACGAAGCCGACAACTGCTCCACTGGATTGCAAGCGACTTACAGCGATTCGATGGTAAACGGAACTTGTGAAGGTTCTAAAATTATTACCCGAACCTGGAGCTTGGTTGACAAATGCAATAACAAAGCTGCCGATCAAATCCAAACCATCACGATTTCCGACAATACGAAACCAACTTTCACCGCGCCTGCCAACACAGAAATCTTTACTTCTGCAAGTTGCACTTACGATGCTTCCGTGGCAATGACCGGTGACGTGACCAACGAAGCCGATAATTGCTCGACAGGATTGCAAGCGACTTACAGCGATTCGATGACTGCTGGAACTTGTGAAGGTTCTAAAATTATTACCCGAACCTGGAGCTTGGTTGACAAATGCGGTAATAAGGCCGAAGATCAAATTCAGACTATCACCATTTCTGATAATGTGAAACCAACTTTCACCGCGCCTGCCAACACAGAAATCTTTACTTCTGCAAGCTGCACTTACGATGCTTCCGTGGCAATGACCGGTGACGTGACCAACGAAGCCGACAACTGCTCCACTGGATTGCAGGCAACTTTCTCCGATTCGATGACTGCCGGAACTTGCGAAGGTTCAACCATTATCACCAGAACTTGGAGTTTGGTAGACAAATGCGGTAATAAAGCGGCCGATCAAATTCAGACTATCACCATTTCTGATAATGTGAAACCAACATTCACCGCACCTGCCAACACAGAAATCTTTACTTCTGCAAGCTGCACTTACGATGCTTCCGTGGCAATGACTGGCGACGTGACCAACGAAGCCGATAATTGCTCCACTGGATTGCAGGCAACTTTCTCCGATTCGATGACTGCCGGAACTTGCGAAGGTTCAACCATTATCACCAGAACCTGGAGCTTGGTGGACAAATGCGGTAATAAAGCGGCCGATCAAATCCAAACCATCACGATTTCCGACAATACGAAACCGACTTTCACCGCGCCTGCCAATATCGAAATCTTTACTTCTGCAAGCTGCACTTACGATGCTTCCGTGGCAATGACTGGCGACGTGACCAACGAAGCCGACAACTGCTCCACTGGATTGCAGGCAACTTTCTCCGATTCGATGGCTGCCGGAACTTGCGAAGGTTCTAAAATTATTACCCGAACTTGGAGTTTGGTAGACAAATGCGGTAATAAAGCGGCCGATCAAATTCAGACCATCACGATTTTCGATAAAACTGCACCAACAATTAATACAACTGCTTCCAATATCACCGTAGAATGTGATGGTACAGGAAACAAAGCAGCTATTGCTAATTGGTTAGCCAATAACGGTGGGGCAACTGCAACAGACACTTGTTCAAATGTAACTTGGTCCAATAACTTCAATGCTATTTCGAATGACTGTTCATCTGCTGTAACTGTAGAATTTACGGCAAAAGACAGCTGTGGTAATTCGGCAACAACTTCGGCAACATTCAGTATTCAAGATGTAACACCTCCAGTTGCTCCAGAAAATCCTGCAACTATAAATGTTTCTTGTGCTTCTGAAGTTCCAATGCCAATATCACTTACAGCAATAGATAATTGCAAAGGAGAAATCACCGTGCAAGGTATAGATACCATTGTTCAAGGTAATTGTGCAAATTCATACACTATTACAAGAACCTGGACATTTATTGATGATTGTAGCAATACTTCATTAACCACTCAAACTATCACTGTTGAAGATAAAACAGCACCTGTAATTGCAGCTTTACCAGAAACAAAAACCATCACTTGTCCTGCAACACCTGAGTTCGCTCAAGCTGTAGCGACTGATGCTTGTGGTCCTACTTTCACTTTGACTTTTGAAGATGTGAAAACCAATGATGCTTGTGCCGGTTCTTATTCTGTAACCCGAACTTGGACTGCTACAGATGCTTGCGGCAATGCTTCAACAGCGTCACAAACAATAAACGTTCAAGACAAAACAGCTCCTATTATTGCTGTACCTCCTGCCCGTCTTTCAATCAATTGCCCAGAAACTCCAGTATTTGCAGAAGCGACAGCAATGGATGAATGTGGAAGTCTATTCTCTTTAACTTTCGAAGATGTAAGAACCAACGGCTCTTGTGCAGGTTCCTATTCCGTGACTAGGACTTGGACTGCAATCGATGCTTGTGGAAATACGTCTACTGCAAATCAAACAATAAGAGTTAAAGATGTAACTGCGCCAGTAATTGCGGCTTTACCAGAAACTAAAACCATTTCTTGTCCTGCAACACCAGAGTTCGCTCAAGCCATTGCAACTGATGCTTGTGGTTCAACTTTCTCTTTGACTTTTGAAGATGTTAAAACCAACGGCTCTTGTGCAGGTTCCTATTCCGTAACTAGAACTTGGACTGCTACAGATACTTGTGGTAATGCTTCAACTGCTTCACAAACAATAAATGTGATAGACAATACTCCACCAATTATAGTTTCTTGTTCCAGTGCACAAACTATAGCTGCAAATTCAAGTTGCCAAGCCATAATTCCTGACTTTACCAAAAATGTAACTGCCAGCGATACTTGTACTTCGACCGATACATTAGTTGTTACGCAATCTCCAGCTGCTGGAACTATGGTTCAATCTGGAACTACGATAATAACCTTGACTGTCAAAGACGCTTGCGGCAATGAATCGACTTGTGAAACAAAATTAATTGTAACCAACTTCATTGTTGCAAATGATGATGCGGGATTACCAATAAACAGTTACACTGGAGGAATATCATATATCAATGTATTATCCAACGACTTGCTGAACTGTAAAGCTGTTGACGCTTCACAAGTGGCACTAAGTTTCATCAGTTCAACTAATCCTGGAATAACATTAAGCGGTTCTAATGTAATAGTCGCCGCAGGAACTCCAGCTGGAAGTTATACTTTGACCTATCAAATTTGTGAAATCGCAAATAGTGGAAATTGTGACCAAGCAATTGTCAGCGTTATGGTTACCCAAACTCCTATTGATGCTATTAATGACAACGCAAGTACCTTTGACGGTTTAAATGGTGTTTCAAATATTATTAACGTATTTACGAATGACTTGTTAAACAACGTTGCCGTTAATCCTGCAGAAGTTACTCTTACAACAGTAACACCCAACAACAACCTAATCCTTAATCCAAATGGTTCGGTTGATGTCAAAGCTGGAACACCATCAGGAACCTATACTTTGACCTATCAAATTTGTGAAAAAGCCGATAATGGCAACTGTGACCAAGCCGTGGTTACAATTACGATAGCCCAACCCAGAATGACCAATTCGGCCCCTGTTATAAACAGAACCATCAATTGCGATGCGACAAATTTAGTCATCAATCTTTTGGAAAAAGTAACCATGAACGAAAGCCCGGTTACCTTGACTATGGTGAATCTCTCCTTGACTTCAGGAAGTTATCCAAAAATAACATTGACCAATTTAGGTTCTTTGAATGCCGAAAACGGAATTCCTGTGGGTGAATATAAATTTGCCTATATGGTATGCGACAAACTAAACCCAGACAACTGTGCCGTTGGTTTTGTAAACATCACCGTCCAGGATATTTCTGCTCCAGTAATTGCTGCATTGCCGGCTACCAAAACAATATCTTGTGGCACAGCTCTTGATTTTGCACAAGCCGTGGCCTCCGATAGTTGCAGCTCCGTAACATTGACCTTTGTTGATGCAACCACAAACGGAAATTGTGCCGGTTCCTATTCTGTTACCAGAACCTGGACTGCCAAGGATGCTTCTGGAAATACCACTACAGCCTCTCAAACCATTAATGTAACCGATACCGTCGCTCCTGTCATTGCGGCTTTGCCGGCAGCTTCAACCATCTCTTGCCCTGCCACTCCCGTATTTGCCGTGGCAACCGCAACCGATGCCTGTGGCTCTGCTTTCACTTTGACTTCGACTGACGTGACTACGAACGGTGCTTGTGCCGGTGCTTATTCTGTAACCAGAACTTGGACAGCTACCGATGCTTGTGGAAACAAATCTACCGCTTCACAAACCATCAATGTTCAAGACCTTGTTGGGCCAACGACAGCAACCCTGTTCCCAGCCAGTATCGACGTAGCCTGTGATGCCATTCCAGCCAAACCTGATTTGGTGTTTACCGACAATTGTTCGGCTGTTGCAACGCCTGTTTATACCGAAAAAATCATAAACCAAACCCTGACATCCTATTCCATTGTTAGAGAATGGAACGTGGCCGATACCTGTGGAAATACTTCCAAATTTGTTCAAATTGTAAATGTGACTATTGCCAATGGCGGAGTAACAATCGCAAGTACCGCATGTAATGCTGATTCGTCTCCTATAGACCTTAACACTTTATTGCCCGAAGAAACCCCTACAAATGGCACTTGGATTAACACTGATAATGTCGGAATATTGCAAGGCAGCATATTCTATCCTTTAGATGTTCCTGTAGGCGATTATGTTTTCGAATATAGAATCTCTGGCGGAGATTGTCCAACAATTATCAAAGTCAATATGAATGTAAACTTTGATTGTAAAGTTTTGGGTTGCGAATCTGTTGTTGTCCATAATACAATTACTCCTAATTGGGATGGCGTTAATGACGTGCTTATCATTGATGGTGTAGATGACAATATTTGCTATCCTTCTGGAATTAAAATTGAAATATACAATCGTTGGGGTGTATTAGTTTTTGAAACCGAAAAATACAATAATACAAGTAATGCCTTTGAAGGGTATTCAAAAGGGAGAACAACCATAAAAGAGTCAGCAGGTTTGCCAGCTGGAACTTATTTTTACATCTTGAATTACGAATCCTTTGATGGAAGTGGAAATATTCAAATCATTAAAAAAGACGGGTTTCTGTACCTTGCCAGATAA